A portion of the Drosophila sechellia strain sech25 chromosome 2R, ASM438219v1, whole genome shotgun sequence genome contains these proteins:
- the LOC6613004 gene encoding cofilin/actin-depolymerizing factor homolog, whose protein sequence is MASGVTVSDVCKTTYEEIKKDKKHRYVIFYIRDEKQIDVETVADRNAEYDQFLEDIQKCGPGECRYGLFDFEYMHQCQGTSESSKKQKLFLMSWCPDTAKVKKKMLYSSSFDALKKSLVGVQKYIQATDLSEASREAVEEKLRATDRQ, encoded by the exons ATG GCTTCTGGTGTAACTGTGTCTGATGTCTGCAAGACTACATACGAGGAAATAAAGAAGGACAAAAAGCATCGCTATGTCATCTTCTACATTCGCGATGAGAAGCAGATTGATGTGGAGACTGTGGCAGATCGCAACGCCGAGTACGACCAGTTTCTAGAAGATATCCAGAAATGCGGACCTGGAGAGTGCCG GTACGGACTGTTCGATTTCGAGTACATGCACCAGTGTCAAGGCACCTCTGAGAGTTCAAAGAAGCAAAAGCTGTTCCTTATGTCGTGGTGTCCCGATACTGCCAAG GTCAAGAAGAAGATGTTGTACTCCAGCTCCTTCGATGCTCTCAAGAAGTCGCTCGTGGGCGTGCAAAAGTACATACAAGCCACTGATCTTTCCGAAGCCTCCCGGGAAGCCGTCGAGGAGAAACTCCGGGCCACCGACCGCCAATAA
- the LOC6613005 gene encoding gamma-soluble NSF attachment protein — protein MSGIAAKKIGEAEDLVKQAEKSLKLSMLKWVPDYDSAADEYSKAATAYRIAKSYDKSKECFLKAIDAYKNNKSWFHAAKAYEQIILLSKDADKLHEVEEYANKSASLYQQHGSPEAAASALDKAAKLTESKHPDMALRFYQHALEVIMIEDSVRQAAEYASKVSRILVKLRRYDEATNALKKEISLNQQTESYGQIGRLVVALVMVQLARGDSVEAEKTFREWGNCCEPEEVSTLQTLLQAFDDEDPELAARMLASPFIRHMDVEYAILSKNIPLPQGIQMEKKAGDTAVETNDAEDEGGLC, from the exons ATGTCGGGAATCGCTGCTAAAAAGATTGGCGAAGCGGAGGACCTGGTGAAACAGGCCGAAAAGAG CTTGAAGTTGTCCATGCTGAAATGGGTTCCTGATTACGATAGTGCTGCGGATGAGTATTCCAAAGCTG CCACTGCATATCGAATAGCTAAAAGTTATGATAAGAGCAAGGAGTGTTTTCTGAAGGCCATCGACGCctacaaaaacaacaagtcCTGGTTCCATGCTGCAAAGGCATACGAGCAG ATCATTTTGCTGTCTAAGGATGCCGATAAGCTACACGAAGTTGAGGAATACGCCAACAAATCTGCGAGTTTGTATCAACAGCACGGTTCCCCAGAGGCAGCAGCATCCGCCTTGGATAAAGCCGCCAAGTTAACTGAATCCAAGCATCCTGACATGGCTTTGCGCTTCTATCAGCATGCTCTAGAAGTCATAATG ATCGAGGATTCCGTCCGTCAAGCAGCCGAGTATGCATCAAAAGTTTCCAGGATACTGGTCAAACTAAGGAG GTACGACGAAGCCACGAATGCGCTCAAAAAGGAGATCAGTTTGAATCAGCAAACGGAATCGTACGGACAAATTGGACGCCTAGTTGTGGCCTTGGTGATGGTCCAACTGGCTCGCGGGGATTCCGTGGAAGCCGAAAAGACCTTCAGGGAGTGGGGAAACTGCTGCGAGCCGGAGGAAGTGTCCACACTGCAGACCCTTCTGCAAGCCTTCGATGACGAGGATCCCGAGTTAGCTGCTAGGATGCTGGCATCCCCATTCATACGACATATGGATGTTGAGTACGCTATTCTATCTAAAAACATTCCACTACCTCAGGGTATACAGATGGAGAAGAAGGCTGGCGACACTGCTGTT GAAACCAACGACGCCGAGGACGAAGGTGGCTTGTGCTAA